The Candidatus Afararchaeum irisae genome contains the following window.
TATACCCTCTCTTCTGTGTCTGGGATCGACGTAGAGACGTAGGAGATCGGCTTCGTCGCCGTTGACGACAGCGTGTGAGAAGCCGCCTATCTCGTCTCCGTCGTCGTAGACTAGGAAGGACGAGTCGGGCATACGTATCGCGTCCTCCAGGGTTTCGGTCGAGTACCAGTCGTCGACAGTCTCGTCTATCTCTTCCTTGCCGAGTATGTCGGCGTAGGTGTCCTCCCACGACCTGTGGGCGACCTCCTGTACCTCGTCTATGTCTTCCCTCTCGGCTTCACGTATAGCGTTTCCCATGGGTATAACTGATCGCGGCGCGGTT
Protein-coding sequences here:
- a CDS encoding GNAT family N-acetyltransferase, whose translation is MGNAIREAEREDIDEVQEVAHRSWEDTYADILGKEEIDETVDDWYSTETLEDAIRMPDSSFLVYDDGDEIGGFSHAVVNGDEADLLRLYVDPRHRREGIGTRLLHETRERLSDLGVERLKVFVLADNKVGNAFYQSLGFKKDDTNETEIEGEPYEENVYVIEVGE